Proteins encoded in a region of the Anopheles ziemanni chromosome 2, idAnoZiCoDA_A2_x.2, whole genome shotgun sequence genome:
- the LOC131282626 gene encoding uncharacterized protein LOC131282626, whose protein sequence is MPAIKPTVYAVLVTSVGFLCLVISATAVGVPQWAYYEGRGMDDRGYFGPWQKCQQLNYRERCGDGVGRFRPSAVVFVSGLLAVGGCVLFGIFCILSIVQIAMIASRDRVCMSYKALVLSKLVATVVAAGLSLAAAVLFSLQTDDNSRGFEITRGISFYLQLVVTGLSLALLALASYDRILTKRPDGDPTMLSNATSNGRRGRPAGTYNNPGFRETTSNNPNGIAVTDSSGRPYSSGMNGSMQSVNTTVTTVSNGSTVGSGSVTRTPLRSSLKKPRPPGSTTTTDGLGIRNPGYSGGNQSPRMQRNGSVKKVRIQTHSTDV, encoded by the exons atGCCCGCCATTAAACCGACCGTGTACGCCGTGCTGGTAACCTCGGTTGGCTTCCTCTGTCTGGTCATCAGTGCGACGGCCGTCGGAGTTCCACAGTGGGCGTACTACGAAGGTCGCGGTATGG ACGATCGCGGGTACTTTGGTCCATGGCAAAAGTGTCAGCAGCTCAACTACCGGGAACGGTGCGGTGACGGGGTCGGCCGATTTAGACCATCAG CTGTCGTATTCGTCAGTGGTCTCTTGGCCGTCGGTGGCTGCGTGCTGTTCGGGATCTTCTGCATACTAAGCATCGTCCAGATCGCCATGATTGCGTCACGAGATCGCGTCTGCATGAGCTACAAGGCGCTGGTGTTGTCGAAGCTCGTAGCGACAGTGGTGGCCGCGGGCCTATCGTTGGCGGCCGCCGTCCTGTTTTCACTCCAAACGGATGACAACTCGCGGGGGTTCGAGATCACACGGGGCATTTCGTTCTATCTGCAGCTGGTCGTGACCGGACTCTCGCTTGCACTGCTCGCTCTGGCCTCGTACGATCGCATCTTGACAAAGCGACCCGACGGCGATCCGACGATGCTCTCGAATGCCACTAGCAACGGACGAAGAGGCCGACCCGCCGGTACCTACAACAATCCCGGCTTCCGGGAGACGACGTCCAACAACCCGAATG gaATCGCAGTGACGGATTCCTCTGGCCGACCGTACTCGTCCGGCATGAACGGGAGCATGCAGTCGGTCAACACCACCGTCACGACCGTATCGAACGGTTCAACTGTCGGTTCCGGTTCCGTCACGCGGACACCGCTTCGGTCGAGTCTGAAAAAGCCGCGTCCGCCCGGTTCCACGACAACCACCGACGGGCTGGGCATTCGCAATCCGGGCTACTCTGGTGGCAACCAGTCGCCCCGGATGCAACGAAACGGCAGCGTCAAAAAGGTGCGCATCCAAACGCACAGCACGGACGTGTAG
- the LOC131283128 gene encoding U3 small nucleolar RNA-associated protein 4 homolog, which translates to MISKQPTGQCRLHNVQFYNLLPRAIVCSAINSSQTKLAIARDDGTIEIWNLSHAPFLEKTITGGDGVSVEGLAWAGTGRLFSVSLAGSLIEWDLSPGDHPRVKQTLLVTGNAAWCVDVSRDWRLLAVGTEGGYINVYRLDNDELTYERILDKQEGRIVCCRFDWTGDFLVTGSADAVRVWDVRNGHAVHKMTTGRQDRKQETTVWAVSVLKDFTIVSVDSRGRMMLFDGHLGTVLETMVVSKADLLCLEVDVEENKVYVAGVEPIIRIYSRLSREAGAPTRFIRSAYRRVHTHDIKTLASFGNKSIISGGLDGTLVITTFSSHLRVDKYLPLLQSPAAVVATKSRTVLLKYINYLEVWTLAPSANSAGLQSNGGNKILQIRSKNDEHILCATISPNGRWIVYSNETTIRLLRYDHNPTEPAKSRLQRVRNLPEQFGVSYRVDFTHDSNGFFLYARNGTINYFACTTGDEFFDHKQSIEGSRWLSEVIHLSAVSQCGHYLVCADVASAIVVFERSKTANQNKTGKWKRSISLPRYRLPPTALAIQPGRTRLAVAFADHKLFVYDFDEFQFLFSTYVQLDGPDWGSPGHPIGGIVFDPRYDSSLILQNESYILSVRFGEMATVEREEEAQQADHSKRLKSGEQRGAESANEGNQSKYTLKAVRKGARLVSISWLEEDELVAIEANALSLVEHLPAAFRKKAYAKM; encoded by the exons ATGATTTCCAAGCAACCCACTGGCCAGTGCCGGCTTCACAATGTGCAGTTTTACAATTTGCTGCCCCGGGCAATTGTCTGTTCGGCCATTAACAGTTCACAAACTAAACTAGCCATCGCACG AGATGATGGTACGATAGAAATTTGGAATTTATCACACGCACCGTTCCTGGAGAAAACGATTACGGGTGGCGATGGTGTGAGTGTCGAGGGTCTAGCGTGGGCCGGTACCGGACGCTTGTTTTCGGTTAGCTTGGCCGGATCACTGATCGAATGGGATCTGTCGCCGGGGGATCATCCGCGCGTGAAGCAGACCCTGCTCGTGACGGGCAACGCAGCGTGGTGCGTGGACGTGAGCCGCGACTGGCGGCTGTTGGCAGTCGGCACCGAGGGCGGGTACATCAACGTGTACCGGCTCGACAACGATGAGCTGACGTACGAGCGGATCCTCGACAAACAGGAGGGTCGGATCGTTTGCTGTCGGTTTGATTGGACCGGAGACTTCCTGGTGACGGGATCGGCTGATGCCGTGCGCGTCTGGGACGTGCGGAATGGTCACGCCGTACACAAAATGACCACTGGTCGGCAGGATCGGAAGCAAGAGACGACCGTGTGGGCGGTGAGCGTGCTGAAAGACTTTACCATCGTATCCGTCGATTCCCGAGGGCGAATGATGCTGTTCGATGGACACCTTGGTACGGTGCTAGAGACTATGGTCGTGTCCAAGGCCGATCTGCTCTGCTTGGAGGTGGATGTCGAAGAGAACAAGGTTTATGTAGCAGGTGTGGAGCCGATCATTCGTATCTACAGCCGACTCTCCCGAGAAGCTGGTGCTCCAACGCGCTTCATCCGGTCCGCATATCGTCGAGTACACACGCATGACATCAAAACGTTAGCGTCGTTTGGTAATAAGAGTATCATTTCCGGTGGCCTCGATGGAACTCTCGTCATTACGACATTTTCAAGTCATTTGCGGGTGGACAAATATCTTCCCCTATTACAATCACCCGCAGCTGTGGTGGCAACCAAGAGCCGCACGGTGTTGCTCAAGTACATCAACTATCTGGAGGTATGGACACTCGCTCCATCAGCCAATAGTGCAGGTCTGCAAAGCAACGGCGGCAACAAGATTCTGCAGATTCGTAGCAAAAACGACGAACACATTCTGTGCGCCACGATTTCCCCGAACGGCCGCTGGATAGTGTACTCCAATGAGACCACCATCCGCCTACTGCGCTACGACCACAACCCGACCGAACCGGCCAAGTCGCGTTTGCAGCGTGTACGCAACCTCCCGGAACAGTTCGGCGTGTCGTACCGGGTGGACTTTACGCACGATTCGAACGGTTTCTTCCTGTACGCACGCAACGGTACGATAAACTATTTCGCTTGCACCACCGGCGATGAGTTCTTCGATCACAAGCAATCGATCGAGGGTTCCCGCTGGCTGTCGGAGGTGATCCATCTTTCCGCCGTATCGCAGTGCGGCCACTATCTGGTCTGTGCCGACGTGGCCAGCGCAATCGTAGTGTTCGAACGAAGCAAGACCGCTAACCAGAATAAAACCGGCAAGTGGAAACGATCGATCTCGTTGCCCCGGTATCGACTTCCCCCAACGGCACTCGCAATCCAGCCCGGCCGAACGCGGCTCGCGGTCGCCTTTGCCGACCACAAGCTGTTCGTGTACGACTTTGACGAGTTTCAGTTCTTATTTTCCACCTACGTTCAGCTGGACGGCCCGGACTGGGGTTCACCCGGTCATCCCATCGGCGGGATCGTGTTTGATCCCCGCTACGATTCCTCACTGATACTGCAGAACGAATCGTACATCCTTTCGGTACGGTTTGGTGAAATGGCCACGGTTGAACGCGAAGAAGAAGCACAGCAGGCGGATCATTCGAAACGATTAAAGTCGGGCGAACAAAGAGGCGCAGAATCCGCCAACGAGGGAAATCAATCGAAGTACACGCTGAAGGCCGTCCGCAAAGGAGCACGATTGGTGAGCATCTCGTGGCTTGAGGAGGACGAACTGGTAGCCATCGAGGCGAACGCACTGTCGTTGGTCGAACATCTGCCGGCCGCATTCCGGAAGAAGGCGTATGCAAAAATGTAA